The following coding sequences lie in one Rutidosis leptorrhynchoides isolate AG116_Rl617_1_P2 chromosome 4, CSIRO_AGI_Rlap_v1, whole genome shotgun sequence genomic window:
- the LOC139840849 gene encoding protein TOC75-3, chloroplastic-like → MASIAAGTGQFLNLRQRQSRQRQSLHRTNVSTLPSSTSVTTTSTIRCEQISSQNPRKPSKSGSSKSHLFTVKNLAISAAAGVLFHVACKNPNFSGIGGGNGGGGAAGGGGGGGGGGGGGGGWWKRLLSPAANADENQSPEWDSHGLPADIIVQLNKLSGFKKYKVSELVFLDKVKSITVGSEDSFFEMVSIKSGGVYTKAQLQKELETLATCGMFEKVDLEAKTNADGTIGLTVSFTESTWEEADHFRCINVGLMQQSKSVDVEDNMTEKEKHDYMRNQERDYRRRMERARPCMLPRAVHGEILQILAQGNVSARMLQNIRDRVQKWYHDEGYACAQVVNFGNLNTNEVVCEVVEGDITRVVIQFQDKLGNVCEGNTQVGVVKRELPKQLQKGNVFNIEAGKQALRNINSLSLFSNIEVNPRPDEKNEGGIIVEIKLKELEQKSAEVSTEWSIVPGRGGRPTLASIQPGGTVSFEHRNIKGLNRSLLGSVTTSNFLNPQDDLAFKLEYVHPYLDGVSKSRNRTLRTSVFNSRKLSPVFTGGPGLDEVPPIWVDRAGIKTNITENFTRQSKFTYGVVMEEITTRDESSHISSNGQRVLPNGGISADGPPTTLSGTGIDRMAFLQANITRDNTKFVNGAIVGERNVFQLDQGLGIGSKFPFFNRHQLTLTKFLQLKDVEEGAGKPPPPVLVLHGHYGGCVGDLPSYDAFTLGGPYSVRGYNMGEIGAARNILELAAELRIPVRNTHVYAFAEHGNDLGSSKDVKGNPTEVYRRMGHGSSYGVGAKLGLVRAEYAIDHNSGTGALFFRFGERF, encoded by the exons ATGGCGTCAATCGCCGCCGGCACTGGCCAATTTCTTAACCTCCGTCAACGTCAGTCTCGTCAACGTCAATCTCTTCACCGGACAAACGTGTCAACTCTGCCGTCATCCACTTCTGTTACCACTACCAGTACAATCAGATGCGAACAAATTTCATCTCAAAACCCTCGCAAACCCTCAAAATCAGGAAGCTCGAAATCACATCTGTTTACCGTAAAAAATCTCGCAATCTCCGCGGCTGCCGGTGTTTTGTTTCACGTCGCATGTAAGAATCCTAATTTTTCAGGTATCGGCGGCGGTAATGGAGGCGGTGGCGCTGCCGGAGGTGGCGGAGGAGGTGGAGGCGGCGGAGGTGGTGGAGGAGGATGGTGGAAGAGACTGCTATCTCCGGCGGCTAATGCTGATGAAAATCAGTCGCCTGAATGGGATTCACATGGTTTGCCTGCTGATATTATAGTTCAATTGAATAAACTTAGTGGATTCAAAAAGTATAAGGTATCTGAGCTTGTATTTTTAGATAAAGTGAAATCGATTACTGTTGGTTCGGAGGATTCGTTTTTCGAAATGGTTTCGATAAAATCAGGTGGTGTGTACACCAAAGCTCAGCTTCAAAAAGAGCTTGAAACCCTAGCTACTTGTGGTATGTTTGAAAAAGTAGATTTAGAAGCGAAAACTAACGCTGACGGAACGATAGGATTGACCGTATCATTTACTGAATCCACTTGGGAAGAGGCTGATCACTTTAGGTGTATTAATGTTGGATTAATGCAACAGTCGAAATCGGTTGATGTGGAAGATAACATGACTGAAAAAGAGAAGCATGATTATATGCGAAATCAGGAACGCGATTATAGGAGAAGGATGGAACGGGCTAGACCGTGTATGTTGCCACGTGCAGTTCATGGTGAGATTTTGCAGATATTGGCGCAAGGGAATGTGAGTGCTAGAATGTTGCAGAATATTAGGGATAGGGTTCAAAAATGGTATCATGATGAAGGGTATGCGTGTGCTCAGGTTGTGAATTTTGGGAATTTGAATACGAATGAAGTTGTTTGTGAGGTTGTGGAAGGGGATATTACTCGGGTTGTGATTCAGTTTCAAGATAAACTTGGAAATGTATGTGAAGGGAATACTCAAGTTGGAGTTGTGAAGAGAGAATTGCCTAAACAG CTTCAAAAAGGGAATGTCTTTAACATTGAAGCCGGGAAACAAGCATTGCGTAACATTAATTCACTCTCTTTATTTTCAAACATCGAAGTTAATCCACGTCCAGATGAGAAAAATGAGGGTGGAATTATTGTTGAGATTAAGCTTAAAGAGCTGGAGCAAAAATCAGCTGAAGTCAGTACTGAATGGAGCATTGTTCCTGGACGTGGTGGCCGTCCTACTTTG GCTTCAATTCAGCCTGGTGGAACTGTTTCTTTTGAGCATCGGAACATTAAGGGGCTTAATAGATCTCTTCTTGGTTCTGTGACAACGAGTAACTTTCTTAATCCTCAG GATGATCTTGCTTTTAAGCTCGAGTATGTGCATCCTTACTTGGATGGTGTATCTAAATCCCGAAACCGCACTTTGCGTACAAGTGTCTTCAACAGTAGGAAGCTTAGTCCAGTCTTCACTGGTGGGCCAGGACTGGATGAAGTTCCCCCTATATGGGTTGATCGAGCGGGTATTAAAACTAATATCACCGAG AATTTCACTCGTCAAAGCAAGTTTACATATGGGGTTGTAATGGAAGAGATAACAACACGTGATGAAAGCAGTCATATTTCTTCAAACGGTCAAAGGGTATTGCCAAACGGTGGTATTAGCGCAGATGGTCCTCCAACAACACTTAGTGGGACGGGTATAGACCGTATGGCATTTTTACAAGCAAATATTACACGTGACAACACTAAGTTTGTAAATGGAGCAATTGTTGGCGAGAGAAACGTGTTTCAG CTTGATCAAGGTTTAGGGATAGGCAGCAAGTTCCCGTTTTTCAATCGCCACCAACTGACATTGACAAAGTTCTTACAACTAAAAGACGTTGAAGAAGGTGCCGGCAAACCGCCACCTCCTGTCCTTGTTCTTCATGGTCATTATGGTGGTTGTGTAGGAGATCTTCCTAGTTATGATGCCTTTACTCTCGGGGGACCTTATTCCGTTAGGGGTTACAACATGGGAGAAATTGGTGCTGCTAGAAATATTCTTGAG CTTGCGGCTGAATTACGTATACCAGTGAGAAACACTCACGTATACGCATTTGCAGAGCATGGGAATGATTTGGGGAGCTCAAAAGACGTAAAGGGAAACCCGACTGAGGTGTATAGACGAATGGGTCATGGCTCATCTTATGGTGTTGGTGCCAAACTTGGTTTAGTACGAGCAGAATATGCAATCGATCACAACTCAGGGACTGGTGCTTTATTTTTCAGGTTTGGAGAAAGGTTTTAA